In Aurantimicrobium minutum, the following proteins share a genomic window:
- the pheS gene encoding phenylalanine--tRNA ligase subunit alpha translates to MSAPTEITEAAVAAAVNDALTAISAAVDSAALKAVRTAHLGESSTLAQLNALMKDVPADQKAAAGKLVGQARAEVNQAFTAREEAIVREEQTAQLAAEKVDVTAAASRWSAGGRHPLMLLQQSICDAFVGMGWEIAEGPELEGEWFNFDALNFDADHPARAMQDTFFVEPVDSHLVLRTHTSPVQVRSMLEREVPIYVLAPGRVYRTDELDATHTPVFTQVEGLAVDKGLTMAHLRGTLEHAARIMFGEGAKIRLRPNYFPFTEPSAELDVWHPTFAGGARWIEWGGCGMVNPNVLRSAGIDPEVYSGFAFGVGVERTLMFRNDVSDMHDMVEGDVRFSQQFGMVV, encoded by the coding sequence GTGTCTGCACCTACTGAAATCACTGAAGCCGCTGTCGCGGCTGCGGTCAACGACGCCCTGACAGCTATCAGTGCTGCCGTCGATTCCGCAGCCCTCAAAGCTGTCCGCACTGCACATCTTGGGGAGTCTTCGACTCTCGCTCAGCTCAATGCCCTGATGAAGGATGTTCCAGCTGATCAGAAAGCTGCAGCAGGAAAACTCGTTGGGCAGGCACGTGCTGAAGTGAACCAAGCATTTACCGCTCGCGAAGAGGCCATTGTTCGTGAAGAGCAGACTGCCCAGCTTGCTGCTGAAAAGGTCGATGTTACCGCTGCCGCATCACGATGGAGCGCTGGGGGCCGTCACCCACTCATGCTTTTGCAGCAAAGTATCTGTGATGCATTTGTGGGTATGGGCTGGGAAATCGCCGAAGGCCCTGAGCTTGAAGGTGAATGGTTCAACTTTGATGCCTTGAACTTTGACGCAGATCACCCTGCACGTGCAATGCAAGACACCTTCTTTGTCGAACCTGTTGATTCTCATCTCGTCCTGCGCACCCACACCTCTCCAGTACAGGTGCGCTCCATGCTCGAGCGCGAAGTTCCTATCTATGTGCTGGCTCCTGGTCGTGTTTATCGCACCGACGAACTTGATGCCACCCACACTCCTGTGTTTACTCAGGTTGAAGGATTGGCCGTGGATAAGGGTTTGACCATGGCTCACCTGCGTGGGACCCTGGAGCATGCTGCACGCATCATGTTCGGTGAGGGCGCCAAGATTCGCCTGCGCCCCAATTACTTCCCCTTTACGGAGCCCTCCGCTGAGCTAGATGTTTGGCACCCCACTTTTGCTGGTGGTGCCCGCTGGATCGAGTGGGGTGGCTGCGGTATGGTCAACCCCAACGTATTACGCTCTGCCGGCATTGATCCTGAGGTGTATTCCGGTTTTGCTTTCGGTGTTGGTGTTGAGCGCACCCTCATGTTCCGCAATGACGTCAGTGACATGCATGACATGGTCGAAGGCGATGTTCGCTTCAGTCAGCAGTTTGGAATGGTGGTCTGA
- a CDS encoding TrmH family RNA methyltransferase, protein MLDNPRAPRVKAVAKLATRGARSETGLFLLEGPQAVAEALAYRPQLIVELYATPTALERYQDIAATAVDAGVDVEFVSEEVLATMADTVTPQGFIAVVHQFPTALKDIFAEDPKLIVILEEVRDPGNLGTIIRVADAAGADGVILTGRSVDLYNPKVVRSTTGSLFHLPITVDVELENVLPYVREAGLQLLAADIKGEDLVLARSHGVLDAPTAWLFGNEARGLSDEHFALAEKAITVPIYGDAESMNLATAAAVLIYESAFAHNKA, encoded by the coding sequence ATGCTCGACAACCCCCGCGCTCCTCGCGTGAAGGCGGTTGCGAAGCTAGCCACGAGGGGAGCCCGGTCCGAGACCGGGCTCTTCCTCTTGGAAGGCCCGCAAGCCGTCGCCGAGGCGTTGGCATACCGCCCGCAACTGATTGTGGAGCTCTATGCCACGCCCACCGCGTTAGAGCGTTACCAAGACATCGCAGCAACTGCTGTGGATGCGGGGGTTGACGTTGAGTTCGTCTCTGAAGAGGTCCTCGCCACGATGGCGGATACAGTCACACCGCAAGGATTCATTGCGGTTGTGCACCAGTTCCCCACAGCGCTGAAAGACATTTTTGCTGAAGATCCCAAGCTGATCGTCATTCTTGAAGAAGTTCGTGATCCAGGTAACTTGGGCACCATTATTCGAGTGGCAGATGCTGCCGGTGCTGACGGAGTGATTTTGACTGGCCGTTCAGTGGACCTGTACAACCCCAAAGTTGTGCGTTCCACCACGGGTTCTCTCTTCCACCTGCCCATCACGGTGGACGTGGAGCTAGAGAACGTGCTTCCTTATGTTCGTGAAGCCGGCCTGCAACTTCTTGCTGCCGACATCAAGGGAGAGGATCTTGTCCTTGCTCGCTCACACGGGGTATTAGATGCTCCCACTGCGTGGTTATTTGGCAATGAGGCCCGTGGTTTGAGCGACGAACACTTTGCCCTGGCAGAAAAAGCCATCACCGTTCCTATCTACGGTGATGCTGAATCCATGAATTTAGCTACAGCAGCTGCTGTGCTGATCTACGAGAGCGCGTTTGCTCACAACAAGGCCTAG
- the rplT gene encoding 50S ribosomal protein L20: protein MARVKRAVNAHKKRRVILERASGYRGQRSRLYRKAKEQVIHSLVYSYRDRRARKGDFRRLWIQRINAASRANGLTYNRFIQGLALADIQVDRRMLAEIAVSDPATFTKLVEAARKALPADTSAPKAKA from the coding sequence ATGGCAAGAGTAAAAAGAGCCGTCAACGCTCACAAGAAGCGTCGCGTCATCCTCGAGCGCGCCTCCGGTTACCGTGGACAGCGTTCACGCCTGTACCGCAAGGCTAAAGAGCAGGTCATCCACTCGCTCGTTTACAGCTACCGTGACCGTCGTGCCCGCAAGGGTGACTTCCGTCGCCTGTGGATTCAGCGCATCAACGCAGCAAGCCGTGCAAACGGACTGACCTACAACCGTTTCATCCAGGGCCTCGCTCTGGCTGACATCCAGGTTGACCGTCGCATGCTTGCGGAGATTGCAGTGTCTGATCCTGCAACTTTCACCAAGTTGGTTGAAGCAGCACGCAAGGCACTTCCTGCAGATACTTCTGCACCAAAGGCAAAGGCCTAA
- the rpmI gene encoding 50S ribosomal protein L35: protein MPKMKTHSGSKKRFKVTGTGKLKKQQAGMRHNLEVKSGKRKRSLNHDEVLSPADSKVIKKLLGL, encoded by the coding sequence ATGCCAAAGATGAAGACCCACTCCGGGTCCAAAAAGCGCTTCAAGGTAACCGGTACCGGCAAGCTCAAGAAGCAGCAGGCCGGCATGCGTCACAACCTCGAAGTTAAGTCCGGAAAGCGTAAGCGCAGCCTCAACCACGACGAGGTTCTTTCTCCAGCTGACTCCAAGGTAATCAAGAAGCTTCTCGGTCTGTAA
- a CDS encoding DUF1844 domain-containing protein, which translates to MSESDQNDALRKAVLDIAEVPAIEVIVEVAVNLMSAAAIKCGLAEGPDAKSLTDLDEARKLINALAGLVTAAAPDISDSHARPLRDGLRSLQLAFREASPIPDEIGKGPGEKWTGPVN; encoded by the coding sequence GTGAGCGAAAGCGACCAGAACGACGCCCTTCGTAAGGCCGTTCTTGACATTGCCGAAGTCCCCGCAATCGAGGTGATTGTGGAGGTTGCCGTCAACCTGATGAGTGCAGCTGCCATCAAGTGCGGCCTGGCCGAAGGTCCAGATGCCAAGTCACTGACTGATCTCGACGAAGCTCGCAAACTCATCAATGCTCTCGCCGGTCTGGTAACTGCAGCGGCTCCTGACATCAGTGATTCTCATGCTCGTCCCCTCCGCGACGGTCTGCGTTCGTTGCAGCTTGCCTTCCGCGAGGCTTCCCCCATCCCTGATGAAATTGGCAAGGGCCCTGGGGAAAAGTGGACCGGGCCCGTTAACTAG
- a CDS encoding TetR/AcrR family transcriptional regulator, producing the protein MGTTTEAENKPAESARRQKTRERLMDAAFEVFSEVGIHAATVEMITERADFTRGAFYSNFDTKEELFLALAERGYNERLELLRASVANIDVIMPTLLEQNPGSLTATELGPIVASFLEQQGDNRLWFLFQSELRLLAMRDPEVGKLFLQQKHAADQEFGNIIAAAFTAVGITPAIESVELAIVLMNTYEASLQEAIMAGGDKVQERAHELFMQRMLGLISQLAS; encoded by the coding sequence ATGGGGACCACAACCGAAGCAGAGAACAAACCTGCAGAGTCTGCGCGGCGACAAAAAACGCGCGAACGCCTGATGGATGCTGCCTTTGAAGTCTTCTCAGAAGTGGGCATTCACGCCGCTACTGTCGAAATGATCACCGAACGAGCAGATTTCACCCGCGGAGCTTTTTACTCCAATTTCGACACGAAGGAAGAACTGTTCCTCGCGCTTGCCGAACGCGGCTACAACGAACGGCTTGAACTTCTGCGAGCCAGCGTGGCAAACATCGATGTCATCATGCCTACGCTGCTTGAACAAAATCCTGGATCACTCACTGCAACCGAGCTCGGACCCATCGTGGCAAGCTTCCTGGAACAGCAGGGGGATAACCGGTTATGGTTCCTCTTCCAGTCCGAGTTGAGACTGCTCGCGATGCGAGATCCAGAGGTAGGGAAGCTTTTTCTCCAGCAAAAGCATGCTGCCGATCAAGAATTTGGAAACATCATCGCCGCAGCATTTACCGCGGTAGGCATCACGCCAGCCATAGAGTCTGTAGAACTTGCCATCGTGCTGATGAACACCTATGAGGCGTCACTGCAAGAGGCCATCATGGCAGGCGGAGACAAGGTTCAAGAACGTGCGCATGAGCTGTTCATGCAACGCATGCTTGGCCTGATTAGTCAACTAGCTAGCTAG
- a CDS encoding MMPL family transporter, translating to MSSLLYSLGRWAYRSRRLVLVSWLVILVAIGGAAAVFNKGLDNSISIPGTESQAALDSLSTTFPQVSGASAQIIVVAADGQFITDPTYEDALNAAADNMATLPQIDNATSPFNERINGAISNNDKAGLISIQFSGPTAEITDASLAELEKATEQLKADLPEGSTVSLGGQIYSQSMPTVTATELIGVGVALVVLVFTFGSFLAAGMPLITALLGVGISIALIFLATAFAKVTSTTPMLALMLGLAVGIDYALFIISRHQDELRKGDTPEEAAARATGTAGSAVIFAGLTVMIALVGLGIAGIPFLTTMGVAAAVGVGVAVVISITLIPALLGFAGERLRPKPKKTKKAEAKAHTPNRFFLGWVTGVTRFPVVTILAVVAVITVVALPALNLRLALPDAGSNAPTDRSRITYDLVAENFGEGYNGPLLVTGTIVTSTDPLGLMDDLKTELEKIPGVAAVPLATPNMTADTGIIQVIPEGAPASEETKALVQAIRDKHNYFQDKYGVDLAVTGFTASGIDVSERLGNALLPFGIVVVGLSLILLTMVFRSIWVPIKAAVGYLFSVVAAFGVVTLVMQEGVGASLIHIDRPGPILSFMPIIVMGILFGLAMDYEVFLVARMREDYVHSGKARKSIVTGFVGSAKVVTAAAVIMFAVFAAFVPEGDVNMKGISLALAVGIFVDAFIVRMTFVPAVMQLLGDKAWYMPKWLDRVLPHFDVEGEGVQHELELANWPGDKNLAIAAEDIGLTNAEGSRSYFRKLSFTLPAGTTLFVTGSDKIATSALLLALSGRLDIETGKLKVANMVLPVRSGAVRSRVALIDVSTHANRNTVEAIEDASSEKPQIIILDNIDFLTAESERYAVADALAAARETAAQSGRPLTVLVGTTDDMPVETWGSFLSARVDAQVLDLDNASSPRKKVQA from the coding sequence ATGTCATCTTTGCTGTATTCGCTGGGACGTTGGGCCTATCGTTCACGCCGCCTCGTTCTCGTTTCCTGGCTGGTCATACTTGTTGCCATTGGTGGTGCCGCCGCGGTCTTCAACAAAGGGCTCGATAACAGCATCAGCATTCCCGGAACCGAGTCACAAGCTGCTTTGGATTCCTTGAGCACCACATTCCCCCAAGTCAGTGGTGCCTCGGCACAAATCATCGTGGTGGCAGCTGACGGGCAGTTCATCACTGACCCAACCTATGAAGACGCACTCAATGCTGCTGCCGACAACATGGCAACTCTCCCCCAGATTGATAACGCAACCTCTCCCTTTAATGAGCGCATCAACGGGGCGATTAGCAACAATGACAAAGCTGGCCTGATCAGCATCCAATTTTCTGGACCCACGGCAGAAATAACCGACGCGTCACTTGCAGAGTTAGAAAAAGCAACTGAGCAACTCAAAGCTGATCTGCCGGAGGGAAGCACCGTTTCTCTCGGTGGTCAGATATACAGCCAGAGTATGCCCACCGTGACAGCCACCGAACTCATTGGGGTGGGCGTGGCCCTGGTTGTCTTGGTATTCACCTTTGGCTCGTTCTTAGCTGCTGGAATGCCCCTGATTACTGCGCTTTTAGGTGTGGGAATCTCTATTGCCCTGATCTTCTTGGCAACCGCCTTCGCTAAGGTCACTTCCACAACCCCCATGCTTGCGCTCATGCTGGGCCTGGCTGTGGGTATCGACTACGCCTTATTCATTATTTCCCGGCATCAAGACGAACTTCGTAAGGGTGACACCCCCGAAGAAGCAGCTGCTCGGGCCACAGGAACTGCTGGCTCAGCGGTGATCTTTGCCGGTTTGACTGTGATGATTGCCCTGGTTGGTCTGGGAATTGCAGGCATACCATTCCTCACCACGATGGGTGTGGCCGCTGCCGTCGGGGTCGGTGTAGCTGTCGTGATTTCCATCACACTTATTCCTGCACTGTTGGGCTTTGCCGGCGAGCGCTTGCGCCCCAAGCCAAAGAAAACGAAAAAGGCCGAAGCCAAGGCCCACACGCCCAACCGCTTCTTCCTGGGCTGGGTTACTGGCGTCACACGTTTCCCTGTTGTGACAATTCTGGCCGTTGTTGCCGTGATTACAGTCGTCGCACTCCCTGCCCTGAATCTTCGCCTAGCTTTACCGGATGCGGGGTCAAATGCCCCCACTGACCGGTCTCGAATCACCTACGACCTTGTTGCCGAAAACTTTGGGGAAGGATACAACGGACCCCTACTCGTCACCGGAACCATCGTTACCAGCACTGACCCACTGGGATTAATGGATGATCTCAAGACAGAACTGGAAAAGATTCCTGGTGTTGCTGCCGTTCCACTTGCAACCCCCAACATGACCGCCGACACAGGCATTATTCAAGTCATCCCCGAGGGGGCTCCTGCTTCTGAAGAGACGAAAGCGCTCGTTCAGGCCATTCGTGACAAACACAATTACTTCCAGGACAAATATGGTGTTGACCTGGCTGTGACAGGCTTCACCGCAAGTGGTATCGATGTGTCGGAACGCCTCGGTAACGCACTGCTCCCATTTGGAATTGTGGTGGTGGGTCTGTCGCTGATTTTGCTCACGATGGTCTTCCGCTCCATCTGGGTGCCCATCAAAGCAGCTGTGGGCTACCTGTTTAGTGTTGTTGCCGCCTTTGGTGTTGTCACGCTTGTGATGCAAGAAGGCGTGGGAGCGAGCCTCATCCATATCGACCGCCCAGGTCCAATTTTGAGCTTTATGCCGATTATTGTGATGGGTATTTTGTTCGGTCTGGCCATGGACTACGAAGTGTTCTTGGTTGCTCGCATGCGTGAGGACTACGTCCACTCAGGTAAAGCTCGCAAGTCGATTGTGACTGGATTCGTGGGCTCCGCAAAGGTTGTCACTGCTGCTGCCGTGATTATGTTTGCTGTCTTTGCCGCCTTCGTCCCCGAGGGAGATGTCAACATGAAAGGCATCTCGTTAGCTCTGGCAGTGGGTATCTTCGTTGATGCCTTTATCGTGCGCATGACGTTTGTTCCTGCCGTGATGCAGCTATTGGGCGATAAAGCCTGGTATATGCCCAAGTGGCTTGATCGCGTGCTCCCCCACTTTGATGTGGAGGGTGAGGGCGTTCAGCACGAACTTGAGCTGGCTAACTGGCCAGGCGATAAGAACCTCGCTATTGCTGCAGAAGATATTGGCCTGACCAATGCAGAAGGTTCCCGCTCCTACTTCCGCAAACTTTCATTTACCCTTCCTGCAGGAACAACCCTGTTTGTGACCGGGAGTGACAAGATTGCCACCTCGGCACTTCTGTTGGCACTCAGCGGACGTTTGGATATCGAAACCGGAAAGCTCAAAGTTGCCAACATGGTCCTGCCAGTTCGTTCTGGAGCAGTGCGTTCGCGCGTTGCACTGATTGATGTATCCACTCACGCCAACCGCAACACCGTCGAAGCCATCGAAGATGCCTCCTCGGAAAAACCACAGATCATCATCTTGGACAACATCGACTTCCTCACCGCTGAAAGCGAACGTTACGCGGTGGCAGATGCTCTCGCAGCCGCTCGCGAAACTGCAGCACAGTCGGGCCGGCCCCTCACAGTCTTGGTTGGCACCACCGATGACATGCCCGTTGAAACTTGGGGTAGCTTCCTCAGTGCTCGCGTAGATGCTCAGGTACTTGATCTCGACAATGCGTCGTCCCCACGCAAGAAAGTGCAGGCATAA
- a CDS encoding YhgE/Pip domain-containing protein yields MASLFTRLSGQTESKPKLLVVIGLIFVPLIVVGGLMWGLWNPTERLDRVKAAIVNNDEPVTVNGQITPLGRLLTAGLVEGDGSDTNYDWVITNESGAKKGLENGTYVAAVTIPENFSKVATSAMGNATDATQALIEVTTSNKSRLVDDAITTAITSTAVNLMNQQLTSLYLERVLLGFSDLSTGLSEAANGSDELTKGIYALADGANQLATGASTFSSGMWALNAQTSQLPSQTQQLANGAATTDGYAQQLSGALGQTAGGLAALSGNTCLAVTSNNQQYCGGLDTISGTLSQQLVPLAAGVAQGTSGLSTGTSALAGGMPALSTGISDLAAGSSGIATGVSGIASGASALGDGSQKLADGLDEAISNIPTYTEDQVSTLADLVTAPVGIKNGGGLTFGANSTPLYVVFSLWLGALAIFIVLRAIPLRVLESTRSSLSLATRAYGIPAVAAILQAVAVATVIAFAQGYDVAEWVSITLVSALISLAFTATNQALVAVLGGFGRLVSLAVGILILVTGVISTVPQILDSILGYTPATEAVTALQAIISDGQVSGFAGAITAMVLWTLGAIAVTAVAISRKRHVSITTLTRETQPV; encoded by the coding sequence ATGGCTTCGTTATTCACCAGACTCAGCGGTCAAACCGAAAGCAAGCCCAAACTTCTTGTCGTGATCGGGTTGATCTTTGTTCCCCTCATTGTCGTTGGTGGGTTGATGTGGGGACTGTGGAACCCCACAGAACGCCTCGACCGAGTCAAGGCAGCCATCGTCAATAACGATGAGCCCGTCACCGTCAATGGCCAGATCACACCACTGGGACGCCTCTTGACTGCGGGGTTGGTTGAAGGAGACGGCTCAGACACCAACTATGACTGGGTCATCACAAATGAATCAGGCGCTAAGAAAGGCCTTGAGAACGGAACCTATGTTGCTGCGGTAACCATCCCCGAGAACTTCTCCAAGGTTGCCACCTCGGCGATGGGTAATGCCACAGATGCCACCCAGGCGTTGATTGAGGTGACAACCAGCAACAAGAGCCGACTCGTAGATGACGCAATCACTACAGCAATTACCTCAACGGCTGTGAACCTCATGAACCAGCAACTCACCTCACTCTATTTGGAGCGTGTATTACTTGGCTTCAGTGACCTGAGCACTGGTTTATCTGAAGCAGCAAATGGTTCAGATGAACTGACCAAGGGAATTTATGCCCTCGCAGATGGTGCAAACCAGTTAGCAACCGGAGCCTCCACTTTCTCATCAGGAATGTGGGCACTGAACGCTCAGACCTCTCAGCTTCCTTCACAAACGCAACAGCTTGCCAACGGAGCAGCAACAACAGATGGCTATGCGCAGCAGTTGTCTGGAGCACTAGGCCAAACCGCCGGGGGTCTGGCTGCACTTTCAGGGAACACCTGTCTTGCTGTTACCAGCAACAATCAGCAATATTGTGGCGGACTAGACACGATTAGTGGAACTCTGTCACAACAGCTAGTTCCTCTAGCTGCGGGCGTTGCTCAAGGAACTTCGGGCCTCTCAACTGGAACCTCGGCACTAGCTGGTGGAATGCCTGCGCTTTCAACAGGCATTAGTGACCTTGCTGCAGGTAGCTCAGGTATCGCTACCGGAGTGAGCGGCATCGCTTCTGGTGCGAGTGCGCTGGGCGATGGTTCTCAGAAGCTTGCAGACGGACTCGATGAGGCTATTTCCAACATCCCGACCTACACCGAGGATCAAGTCAGCACTCTGGCTGATCTTGTTACTGCCCCGGTAGGAATCAAGAACGGTGGCGGGCTCACCTTCGGCGCTAACAGCACTCCCCTGTATGTGGTGTTTTCACTCTGGCTGGGCGCACTTGCCATCTTCATTGTGCTTAGAGCCATTCCGCTGCGTGTACTTGAATCAACTCGATCCTCACTCTCGCTAGCAACCCGTGCCTACGGAATCCCTGCCGTGGCAGCGATTTTGCAAGCGGTTGCGGTAGCAACCGTGATTGCTTTCGCGCAAGGCTACGACGTTGCGGAATGGGTCTCGATCACACTGGTATCAGCGCTCATCAGCCTGGCATTTACAGCAACCAACCAAGCTCTAGTTGCCGTATTGGGCGGTTTTGGCCGCCTGGTCTCACTTGCGGTTGGAATTCTTATCCTAGTCACAGGCGTAATCTCAACGGTGCCACAGATACTCGATAGCATCCTGGGCTATACACCAGCTACAGAAGCGGTAACTGCGTTGCAGGCCATCATCAGTGATGGGCAGGTGTCTGGATTCGCAGGTGCCATCACTGCAATGGTGTTGTGGACACTCGGAGCAATTGCGGTAACGGCTGTTGCGATCTCGCGAAAGCGCCACGTTTCCATCACTACACTTACCAGAGAAACTCAGCCTGTATAG
- a CDS encoding SseB family protein, with translation MSHSHDSHMFGSTDHADSAGQPWEGREFEANPFADDNGEISEELAGALNTFRSLGLEDPLRAEALIGVIDAIRSTRFLIPLLAEAGDVGVNAVGLVVDKTQELAIVTVEGPQGQRVLPVFTSVAALQLWNPQARPVPVEARRAALAAAADGAQWIVIDPQSPTELILRRPVIAAIAQDLSWQPAYLDLEVQQAFNASLAGQDVVKTITLLAGDPDARGMSEDLIVQIGLPPLLSSEQIQDVVSLLSTRWAQDETIALRVDSMKLQLTPVN, from the coding sequence ATGTCCCATTCCCACGACAGTCACATGTTCGGTTCAACCGATCACGCAGACTCTGCGGGGCAGCCCTGGGAAGGGCGTGAATTTGAAGCCAACCCTTTCGCTGATGACAATGGTGAAATCTCTGAGGAATTAGCTGGAGCGCTGAACACTTTTCGTTCTCTTGGCTTGGAAGACCCTCTTCGCGCTGAGGCTCTTATTGGAGTTATTGATGCGATCCGTTCCACACGTTTCCTAATCCCTTTGCTTGCTGAGGCTGGAGATGTTGGCGTCAACGCTGTTGGTCTTGTAGTTGATAAGACTCAAGAGCTTGCGATTGTCACCGTGGAAGGGCCTCAGGGGCAACGAGTATTGCCCGTATTTACGAGCGTTGCCGCTTTACAGCTGTGGAATCCTCAAGCTAGACCTGTGCCCGTAGAAGCCAGACGTGCCGCATTGGCTGCAGCCGCTGATGGTGCGCAGTGGATTGTCATTGACCCACAATCTCCAACAGAACTCATTCTGCGCAGACCGGTCATTGCTGCTATCGCTCAGGATTTATCGTGGCAACCTGCATATCTGGATCTTGAAGTTCAGCAGGCATTCAACGCATCTCTAGCGGGACAAGACGTCGTCAAAACCATCACGTTGTTGGCGGGAGACCCTGACGCTCGCGGAATGAGTGAAGACCTCATCGTTCAGATTGGATTGCCACCACTGCTGAGTTCTGAGCAGATTCAAGACGTAGTTTCGCTTTTGTCCACGCGCTGGGCTCAGGATGAAACCATTGCATTGCGGGTCGACTCAATGAAGCTTCAGCTCACTCCAGTGAACTAA
- the priA gene encoding bifunctional 1-(5-phosphoribosyl)-5-((5-phosphoribosylamino)methylideneamino)imidazole-4-carboxamide isomerase/phosphoribosylanthranilate isomerase PriA: protein MTAPILELLPAVDVAEGKAVRLTQGALGTETDFGDPVDAASDWAQQGAEWIHLVDLDAAFGRGENRALLRRVIVEVPGVKIELSGGIRDDASLESALESGATRVNLGTAALENPEWAASAIARYGDQIAVGLDVRGETLAARGWTQEGGNLWDVLARLEDAGCARYVVTDVTRDGMLNGPNLELLTAITQKTGKPVVASGGIASLDDLVALRSLVPLGVEGAIVGKALYAHKFTLEQAITVAYK, encoded by the coding sequence ATGACTGCGCCAATTCTTGAACTTCTGCCTGCTGTTGATGTTGCCGAAGGCAAAGCTGTCAGACTCACTCAGGGTGCGCTGGGAACCGAAACGGACTTTGGTGACCCCGTTGATGCTGCCTCCGATTGGGCTCAGCAGGGAGCTGAATGGATTCACCTCGTCGATCTCGACGCAGCTTTTGGACGTGGTGAAAACCGCGCCTTGCTCCGTCGTGTGATCGTCGAAGTCCCCGGAGTGAAGATTGAACTCTCCGGTGGCATTCGCGATGATGCATCTTTGGAATCTGCCCTTGAAAGTGGAGCGACCCGTGTCAACCTCGGAACTGCAGCACTGGAAAACCCAGAATGGGCCGCTTCAGCAATAGCGCGCTATGGTGACCAGATCGCAGTGGGTTTGGATGTTCGCGGTGAGACGTTAGCAGCCCGTGGCTGGACTCAAGAAGGTGGAAACCTCTGGGATGTTCTTGCCCGCTTAGAAGACGCCGGCTGTGCTCGCTACGTTGTTACCGATGTCACACGCGATGGCATGCTCAACGGCCCCAACCTCGAGTTACTCACTGCCATCACGCAGAAGACGGGTAAGCCCGTTGTGGCCTCTGGTGGAATTGCCAGCCTTGATGATCTTGTTGCTCTGCGTTCACTGGTTCCACTGGGCGTTGAAGGTGCGATTGTAGGTAAAGCGCTTTATGCTCACAAGTTCACACTTGAACAAGCAATCACTGTTGCGTACAAGTAG
- the hisH gene encoding imidazole glycerol phosphate synthase subunit HisH, translating into MTQKSVVVFDYGTGNIHSAIKAVELAGAKVELTRDKTKCAEADGLLVPGVGAFAAVMEALNTVDGGEIIERRLAGGRPVMGICVGMQIMFANGLEGGVDTPGLGEWDETVHKLDAPILPHMGWNTVEVGQNSKLFKGIENERFYFVHSYGVTEWNLDVIPPFPQPSVTWAEHGQRFIAAVENGPLVATQFHPEKSGEAGIQLLRNWLETL; encoded by the coding sequence GTGACCCAAAAATCCGTCGTTGTTTTCGACTACGGCACGGGAAACATTCACTCCGCAATCAAAGCGGTAGAGCTTGCAGGAGCAAAGGTCGAACTGACGCGCGATAAAACCAAATGTGCTGAGGCAGATGGTCTTCTCGTTCCCGGTGTTGGGGCTTTTGCTGCCGTGATGGAAGCACTCAACACAGTTGACGGCGGAGAAATCATTGAACGTCGCCTTGCAGGGGGCCGTCCAGTGATGGGCATCTGTGTGGGTATGCAGATTATGTTTGCCAATGGTCTTGAAGGTGGCGTTGATACGCCTGGCCTCGGTGAGTGGGATGAGACAGTCCACAAGCTTGATGCGCCGATTCTTCCCCACATGGGGTGGAACACGGTTGAGGTAGGCCAAAACTCGAAACTCTTCAAGGGTATCGAGAATGAGCGCTTCTACTTTGTGCACTCCTACGGTGTCACGGAATGGAACCTGGACGTCATTCCGCCCTTCCCACAACCATCGGTCACCTGGGCCGAGCATGGCCAACGCTTTATTGCTGCGGTTGAAAATGGTCCACTCGTTGCAACCCAATTCCATCCAGAAAAGTCCGGCGAAGCAGGTATTCAGCTGTTGCGCAACTGGCTCGAAACTCTCTAA